The following coding sequences lie in one Tichowtungia aerotolerans genomic window:
- a CDS encoding PTS sugar transporter subunit IIA: MVRKEHHIVKHLIQLQDLLAARAQQQAAQPKKKLEQLDKNIKVLADELSPDLRSNFMRLVQKNVEALAPVTGENCSGCGFALTKALVNNIHGGSAELSRCPNCTRILYAPDVPLTRRSPRRRWGDPVKRGVERFSAPELMLHKLKGTTGEEVLWEICENMQSEGYVEDCDALHEAALHREAIISTAMGGGMAFPHVRGVEGGGLTLSIGVSKKGIDFGGSTKTKIFFYMVIPTAASAFYLKLLAGLTQSFSTAAEREPLLKAKSQEDLWNALIKGTRKMVR; encoded by the coding sequence ATGGTACGTAAAGAACATCATATTGTTAAGCATCTCATTCAGCTTCAGGATTTGCTCGCTGCCCGCGCACAGCAGCAGGCCGCCCAGCCGAAAAAGAAGCTCGAACAACTCGATAAAAACATCAAAGTCCTCGCCGATGAACTTTCACCGGACCTGCGCAGTAACTTTATGCGGCTCGTTCAGAAAAACGTCGAAGCGCTGGCTCCGGTTACCGGGGAAAACTGTTCCGGTTGCGGGTTTGCGCTTACCAAGGCGCTTGTGAACAATATTCACGGCGGTTCTGCGGAGCTGAGCCGCTGCCCGAACTGCACCCGCATTCTTTATGCGCCCGACGTGCCGCTCACCCGTCGTTCACCGCGCCGCCGGTGGGGCGACCCCGTGAAACGCGGGGTGGAACGGTTTTCGGCTCCCGAGCTGATGCTTCACAAGCTGAAAGGAACCACCGGCGAAGAAGTGCTGTGGGAAATCTGCGAAAACATGCAGTCGGAAGGCTATGTGGAAGACTGCGACGCGCTGCACGAAGCTGCATTGCATCGCGAAGCCATCATTTCCACTGCCATGGGTGGCGGGATGGCGTTCCCGCATGTTCGCGGGGTTGAAGGTGGCGGACTGACCCTGTCGATCGGTGTCAGCAAGAAAGGAATCGATTTCGGCGGTTCCACGAAGACCAAAATCTTCTTCTATATGGTGATTCCGACGGCGGCCAGTGCATTCTATCTTAAACTGCTGGCGGGCCTGACCCAGAGTTTCAGCACGGCCGCAGAACGTGAGCCGCTCCTGAAAGCGAAGTCCCAGGAAGACCTGTGGAACGCGCTTATTAAGGGCACCCGCAAGATGGTTCGCTAG
- a CDS encoding DEAD/DEAH box helicase, with protein sequence MPSFITKIGKLFRKQETYKPSQSKKTGAKKSKSQPKQEPKQGDAPRRRKPQAQKNRPQQQKQRAPKKPAKPWDPASFQVEPEEGKTRFHDLDLPQEIMHAIADLNFKYCTPIQAEILPLTMAGKDMAGKAQTGTGKTAAFLLGIFTEFLRNPKGKPKPGCPRALILAPTRELAMQIRDDAEKLSKYTPFKTVAVYGGIDYDKQRRLFDAPVDIVVATPGRLIDFAQQNVLNLRGVKTLIIDEADRMLDMGFIPDVRRIVYKTPPKEKRQTLLFSATLDDEVMRLAAAWMTDPGRIEIEPDHAATDLVEQRVYLVTDDQKFALLYNILTKEASDSSAIIFTNRRDQTERLADALYRHGIDCEILSGAVNQNRRQRILADFKSGKCKLVVATDVAGRGIHVDDITHVVNFNIPERPDDYVHRIGRTGRAGKKGISVTFACEKESFELPAIEELLGERLSCIQPEEGMLELPEPVRKPRPRKPAGPGGRSGGNRGPRRRSGGDGSRPPRRNSGPKK encoded by the coding sequence ATGCCTTCATTCATCACAAAAATCGGAAAACTGTTTAGAAAACAGGAAACCTACAAGCCGTCACAATCCAAAAAGACCGGCGCAAAGAAAAGCAAATCTCAGCCGAAACAGGAACCGAAACAGGGCGACGCACCTCGCCGCCGCAAGCCGCAGGCACAGAAAAACCGCCCGCAGCAGCAAAAACAGCGGGCACCTAAAAAGCCGGCCAAGCCGTGGGATCCAGCCAGCTTTCAGGTCGAGCCGGAAGAAGGAAAAACCCGTTTCCACGATCTCGACCTTCCGCAGGAGATCATGCATGCCATTGCCGACCTGAACTTTAAATACTGCACGCCGATTCAGGCCGAAATCCTGCCGCTGACCATGGCGGGAAAGGATATGGCAGGCAAGGCTCAAACCGGAACCGGCAAGACCGCCGCCTTCCTGCTCGGCATCTTCACCGAATTCCTGCGCAACCCGAAAGGCAAACCGAAACCCGGCTGCCCGCGCGCACTGATCCTCGCTCCGACCCGCGAACTGGCCATGCAAATCCGCGATGATGCCGAAAAGCTCAGCAAATATACGCCGTTCAAAACGGTCGCCGTCTACGGAGGCATCGACTACGACAAACAGCGCCGTCTCTTCGACGCACCCGTCGACATTGTCGTTGCCACGCCCGGCCGTCTGATCGACTTTGCCCAGCAGAACGTCCTCAACCTCCGCGGCGTCAAAACGCTCATCATCGACGAAGCCGACCGCATGCTCGACATGGGCTTCATCCCCGACGTCCGCCGCATCGTTTATAAAACCCCGCCGAAAGAAAAACGGCAGACCCTGTTGTTCAGCGCCACACTCGATGACGAAGTCATGCGCCTGGCCGCTGCCTGGATGACCGATCCCGGCAGAATTGAAATTGAGCCCGACCACGCCGCCACCGATCTCGTCGAACAGCGCGTCTACCTCGTCACCGACGACCAGAAATTTGCGCTGCTCTACAACATCCTCACAAAAGAAGCATCGGACTCTTCCGCCATCATCTTCACCAACCGTCGCGACCAGACGGAACGCCTGGCCGACGCCCTCTATCGCCACGGCATCGATTGCGAAATCCTCTCCGGCGCCGTCAACCAGAACCGGCGGCAGCGCATTCTGGCCGACTTCAAATCCGGCAAGTGCAAACTCGTCGTCGCCACCGACGTCGCCGGACGCGGCATCCACGTCGACGACATCACCCACGTTGTCAACTTCAACATTCCCGAGCGGCCCGACGATTACGTCCACCGTATCGGCCGCACCGGGCGCGCCGGCAAAAAAGGCATCTCCGTTACCTTTGCCTGCGAAAAGGAATCATTCGAACTGCCCGCCATTGAAGAACTGCTCGGCGAGCGCCTTTCCTGCATCCAGCCGGAAGAAGGAATGCTCGAACTGCCCGAACCCGTTCGCAAACCGCGCCCGCGCAAGCCCGCCGGACCCGGCGGCCGCAGCGGCGGAAACCGCGGACCGCGCCGTCGTTCCGGCGGAGACGGCAGCCGCCCGCCCCGTCGCAACAGCGGCCCGAAAAAATAG
- a CDS encoding methylated-DNA--[protein]-cysteine S-methyltransferase, with protein sequence MKVQTTWGTITLTTDRAKIVGCSLPSLNKTPTKPFKGRVSKDWKNADEFFQGLKKEFPVIETPPGTDFQQAVWKAMQKIPRGKTRTYSEIAAAIGRPKAVRAVGTACGANPLPLFIPCHRVVAKNGLGGFGSGLPWKKMLLKSENAL encoded by the coding sequence ATGAAGGTCCAGACTACATGGGGCACTATCACGCTGACAACAGACCGCGCAAAAATCGTGGGCTGCTCCCTGCCTTCTCTGAACAAAACGCCGACCAAACCCTTCAAAGGAAGGGTCTCCAAAGATTGGAAAAATGCCGATGAGTTTTTCCAGGGGTTGAAAAAAGAGTTTCCAGTCATTGAAACACCACCGGGCACGGACTTCCAGCAGGCCGTATGGAAAGCCATGCAGAAAATTCCGCGCGGAAAAACACGGACTTACAGTGAAATTGCCGCAGCCATTGGTCGTCCAAAAGCCGTTCGGGCCGTCGGAACCGCCTGCGGCGCCAACCCGCTGCCGCTGTTTATTCCGTGTCACCGGGTCGTTGCCAAAAACGGACTCGGCGGATTCGGCAGCGGACTGCCGTGGAAAAAAATGCTCTTGAAATCGGAGAATGCCTTATGA
- a CDS encoding HAD family hydrolase: MKFSDLIALEKTCDGAFVVGAAGVTAVETTADRKVEFVEFENGTVQALVKSAMGYPAYYPVHDVKIEKPLKAVLMDLDGTTVHSEHFWIWIIEKTTASLLGDPNFKLEACDEPHVSGHSVSEHLQYCVNKYCPEKSVEEARTWYFKHTNFEMNEIMEGRGKKGAFTPSPGIKEFLCELKDLGVKIGLVTSGLYEKAWPEILDAFKTLDMGDPKEFYDAIITAGHAIRPGEPGTLGELSPKPHPWLYAETARVGLGISFEDRHSVVGIEDSGAGIVSILLAGFAPIGIGGGNIIDSGTKGLCTHYEENFEQILSLLK, encoded by the coding sequence ATGAAATTTAGTGATTTGATTGCGCTGGAGAAAACCTGTGACGGTGCATTTGTTGTCGGGGCGGCCGGTGTAACGGCTGTTGAAACCACTGCAGATCGCAAAGTCGAGTTTGTTGAGTTTGAAAACGGCACGGTTCAGGCACTGGTTAAATCGGCTATGGGCTATCCCGCTTATTATCCGGTCCATGATGTAAAAATCGAAAAACCGCTCAAAGCCGTGCTGATGGACCTCGATGGCACCACGGTTCACAGCGAGCATTTCTGGATCTGGATTATTGAAAAAACCACAGCCAGTCTGCTGGGCGATCCGAACTTCAAGCTCGAAGCCTGCGACGAACCGCACGTTTCCGGCCATTCGGTTTCTGAGCACCTTCAGTATTGTGTAAACAAATACTGCCCGGAAAAATCTGTGGAAGAAGCTCGCACCTGGTACTTCAAGCACACCAACTTTGAAATGAATGAAATCATGGAAGGTCGCGGCAAAAAAGGAGCCTTCACTCCGTCGCCCGGAATCAAAGAGTTCCTCTGCGAACTGAAAGATCTCGGCGTGAAAATCGGACTCGTCACTTCCGGACTTTACGAAAAAGCCTGGCCGGAAATTCTCGATGCATTCAAAACGCTCGATATGGGCGATCCGAAAGAATTTTACGACGCCATCATCACTGCCGGCCACGCGATCCGTCCCGGCGAACCGGGCACGCTCGGTGAACTTTCGCCGAAGCCGCATCCGTGGCTCTACGCCGAAACCGCCCGCGTCGGACTCGGCATTTCGTTTGAAGACCGTCACAGTGTGGTCGGCATCGAAGACAGCGGCGCCGGAATCGTTTCCATTCTGCTGGCTGGCTTTGCACCGATCGGTATCGGCGGCGGAAACATTATCGACAGCGGAACCAAAGGGCTCTGTACGCACTACGAAGAAAACTTCGAGCAGATTCTCTCATTGCTGAAGTAA
- the thrH gene encoding bifunctional phosphoserine phosphatase/homoserine phosphotransferase ThrH: MQIACLDLEGVLVPEIWINVAELTGIDELRATTRDIPDYDVLMRQRLKILDEHNLKLADIQKVIAGMGPLEGAKEFLDELRHHFQVIILSDTFYDFAAPLMKQLGHPTLFCHRLGIDDAGRVADYHLRMPDQKREAVISLHRLRFQVIAAGDSYNDTSMLSEADAGILFCPPQNVIDEFPQFPVAVTYEELMAAFKKASTEI; this comes from the coding sequence ATGCAAATTGCCTGCTTGGATTTAGAAGGAGTGCTGGTTCCGGAAATTTGGATTAACGTTGCGGAGCTCACCGGAATTGATGAACTACGCGCGACCACGCGTGATATACCGGATTATGATGTGCTGATGCGTCAGCGCCTGAAGATCCTTGATGAGCACAATTTGAAACTGGCGGATATTCAGAAGGTCATTGCCGGGATGGGGCCTCTCGAAGGCGCCAAAGAATTTCTCGACGAACTTCGGCATCACTTCCAGGTGATCATCCTTTCCGACACATTCTACGATTTCGCCGCTCCGCTGATGAAACAGCTCGGACACCCGACGCTGTTCTGCCATCGATTGGGAATTGATGATGCGGGGCGGGTGGCGGATTATCATCTGCGGATGCCGGACCAGAAGCGCGAAGCCGTGATTTCTCTGCACCGGTTGCGCTTTCAGGTTATTGCCGCGGGCGATTCCTACAACGACACCTCCATGCTCAGCGAGGCGGATGCCGGGATTCTCTTCTGCCCGCCGCAGAATGTAATCGACGAATTTCCTCAGTTCCCGGTTGCCGTGACCTACGAGGAACTGATGGCTGCCTTCAAAAAGGCATCTACTGAAATTTAA
- a CDS encoding Crp/Fnr family transcriptional regulator, whose amino-acid sequence MSTNPIQLICNAKFFGGLSEAACEKLAALSHRKTVKKRDILFMEESKGDAVYLLVSGDIQLVKTNMDGRETVIKTVKCGELFAEVILFEKPRYPVTAIARTEAEVIELPRTGFLNLLDEPEFRNDFMAMLMAKQRYLTERIQQLTSMDVEERFTEFLREHYGEQESITPGLSKKDIASAIGATPETFSRLLQKLEKRGGFQWDGKTIHTEAAFWDLF is encoded by the coding sequence ATGTCTACAAACCCCATCCAACTGATATGCAACGCAAAATTTTTCGGAGGACTGTCGGAGGCGGCGTGCGAAAAGCTGGCGGCGCTGAGTCACCGGAAAACGGTCAAGAAACGCGACATCCTGTTTATGGAGGAATCCAAAGGCGATGCGGTGTATCTGCTCGTTTCCGGAGATATCCAGCTGGTGAAAACCAACATGGACGGCAGGGAAACGGTCATAAAAACCGTTAAGTGCGGGGAACTGTTTGCGGAAGTAATCCTGTTCGAAAAGCCGCGCTACCCGGTCACAGCAATTGCCCGCACAGAAGCGGAAGTGATCGAGCTCCCCCGCACAGGGTTTTTGAACCTGCTCGACGAACCGGAGTTCCGCAATGATTTCATGGCGATGCTGATGGCCAAGCAGCGTTATCTCACCGAGCGAATTCAGCAGCTGACATCCATGGACGTTGAAGAGCGCTTTACGGAATTTCTGCGCGAGCACTACGGCGAACAGGAGAGCATCACGCCCGGCCTGTCCAAAAAGGATATCGCGTCCGCCATCGGCGCGACACCGGAAACGTTCAGCCGCCTCTTGCAGAAGCTGGAAAAACGAGGCGGCTTCCAATGGGACGGCAAAACCATCCACACCGAAGCCGCGTTCTGGGATCTTTTCTGA
- a CDS encoding LysM peptidoglycan-binding domain-containing protein produces the protein MTTRLLLLFLCSAIIAGCDSTRDAAEKSNPRIQKGLEQAQLKRWDDAIRQFQTALDNHPGFSRPNLELALIYHQQKKDYVQAIYHYERYLEKQPDSDKAPLIADWIRQAKISLVAQVGQSNRGINEEIIRLTRENNLLRKQLEDLQTAAEAPAPSHPAPSSEAETKPDPALAKVAEPKEVKPEPIPPAEKPPARIQTPAPTPETYTVLPGDTLSKIARTVYGDISKWKDIYSANMDKMENENDLKAGQVITIPKP, from the coding sequence ATGACAACGCGCCTTCTTCTCCTATTCCTATGCTCAGCAATCATCGCCGGGTGCGACAGCACCCGCGACGCCGCCGAAAAAAGCAACCCTCGCATCCAGAAAGGTCTGGAGCAGGCTCAGTTGAAGCGGTGGGATGACGCCATCCGCCAATTCCAGACGGCACTGGACAATCATCCCGGATTTTCCCGCCCGAACCTTGAACTGGCGCTGATTTACCATCAGCAGAAAAAGGATTACGTCCAGGCCATCTATCACTATGAACGATATCTCGAGAAACAGCCCGACTCAGACAAAGCCCCGCTGATTGCCGACTGGATTCGACAGGCAAAGATCTCGCTGGTGGCACAGGTCGGCCAGAGCAACCGGGGAATCAACGAAGAGATTATCCGGCTGACACGTGAAAACAATCTGCTCCGAAAGCAGCTCGAGGATCTTCAAACCGCGGCGGAGGCTCCTGCTCCCAGCCATCCGGCTCCATCATCCGAAGCGGAGACAAAGCCGGACCCCGCCCTGGCAAAGGTGGCTGAACCGAAAGAAGTAAAACCAGAACCGATCCCGCCAGCTGAAAAACCGCCTGCGCGCATCCAGACACCCGCGCCAACCCCGGAAACCTACACGGTACTGCCCGGCGACACGCTCTCAAAAATTGCACGCACGGTGTACGGCGACATCAGCAAATGGAAAGATATCTACAGCGCAAACATGGATAAAATGGAAAATGAAAACGACCTGAAAGCCGGACAGGTCATCACTATCCCAAAACCATAG
- a CDS encoding ATP-binding cassette domain-containing protein, with protein sequence MAFTEKWNEIVEFVDRRLEACAVLGTNGSGKSELAVQLQEASEGFSALVSLELQFAVIEEERYNDDSDFMDCPDPGRTARVFIEEGGPMTPVLEDLFDSLRMRNLLDRGIKYLSTGEFRKVMICRALAENPKRLILDEPFDGLDAAAQVELTELLNRLAETGLQLVLVLNRLDEVADCVKHIFLLDEAGVVLSAPTDQAFASDCMARFFRMHDLPQELPHPPERERLILPDGAPLIEMNDVSVSYSGTEIFSGLEWAVHPGEHWQICGPNGCGKSTLLELVTGDHPQVFSNDVCVFGIRRGSGETVWDIKKHIGHVSSAVQVNYRVSTSVLNTVISGFHDSIGMYRKHSLAEEACALEWLEILHLNDKASRPLRSLSYGEQRLVLIARAMVKRPALLILDEPCQGLDEINRRTILKLIDHIGTQSDTTVLYVSHHVSDDIPCIRRRLTMN encoded by the coding sequence ATGGCTTTTACGGAAAAATGGAATGAGATTGTCGAGTTTGTAGACAGGCGCCTCGAGGCGTGCGCTGTACTCGGAACAAATGGCTCGGGTAAGAGTGAACTGGCTGTGCAGCTGCAGGAGGCGTCAGAAGGGTTTTCCGCACTGGTTTCGCTGGAACTGCAGTTCGCGGTGATCGAGGAGGAGCGCTACAACGATGACTCCGATTTTATGGATTGTCCCGATCCAGGCCGCACTGCGCGCGTGTTTATTGAAGAGGGCGGACCGATGACTCCGGTTTTGGAGGATCTGTTCGATTCCCTACGAATGCGGAACCTGCTGGATCGCGGCATTAAGTATCTTTCGACCGGCGAATTCCGGAAAGTGATGATCTGCCGTGCGCTGGCTGAAAATCCGAAGCGGTTGATCCTTGATGAGCCGTTCGACGGGCTGGATGCCGCTGCGCAGGTTGAATTGACCGAGTTGCTGAACCGGCTTGCTGAGACCGGGCTTCAGCTGGTTCTGGTGCTGAATCGTCTCGATGAGGTTGCCGACTGTGTGAAACACATCTTCTTGCTCGATGAGGCGGGCGTTGTACTGTCTGCGCCAACCGATCAGGCGTTTGCCTCGGATTGTATGGCCCGTTTTTTTCGAATGCACGATCTTCCCCAAGAACTGCCGCATCCCCCGGAGCGCGAGCGGCTGATATTGCCGGACGGTGCGCCGCTGATTGAAATGAACGATGTGTCGGTGTCTTACAGCGGTACAGAAATTTTCAGCGGGCTTGAGTGGGCAGTGCATCCCGGCGAGCACTGGCAGATTTGCGGTCCGAACGGCTGCGGAAAGTCCACGCTGCTGGAGCTGGTGACCGGTGATCATCCGCAGGTGTTTTCGAATGATGTGTGCGTGTTCGGGATTCGTCGCGGCTCAGGAGAAACGGTGTGGGACATCAAAAAGCACATTGGGCACGTTTCGTCGGCGGTTCAGGTGAACTATCGGGTGTCGACGTCGGTGCTGAATACGGTGATTTCCGGTTTTCATGATTCGATCGGAATGTATCGCAAACATTCCCTCGCGGAAGAGGCCTGTGCGTTGGAATGGCTCGAAATACTGCATCTGAACGATAAGGCATCCCGTCCGCTCCGTTCGCTTTCCTACGGTGAGCAGCGGCTGGTGTTGATTGCGCGTGCGATGGTGAAGCGGCCGGCTCTGCTGATTCTCGACGAACCGTGCCAGGGCCTTGATGAAATCAACCGGCGCACCATTCTGAAGCTGATTGATCATATCGGGACGCAAAGCGACACGACGGTTTTGTATGTTTCGCATCATGTATCGGACGATATCCCCTGTATTCGGCGGCGGCTGACGATGAATTAA
- a CDS encoding (2Fe-2S) ferredoxin domain-containing protein, which produces MNQQTTPYLCHIFVCTNVREKNPDNPGCGTKDSGELKSIIKQEISERGWKGKVRVSTTGCMGLCGSGPNVLLHPQGIHYAGVTRSSLGTILETVSELIAASNS; this is translated from the coding sequence ATGAATCAGCAAACCACGCCTTATCTCTGCCACATCTTTGTCTGCACAAATGTCCGCGAAAAAAATCCGGACAATCCAGGCTGCGGCACCAAAGACAGCGGCGAGCTGAAATCCATCATCAAGCAGGAAATCAGCGAACGCGGCTGGAAAGGAAAGGTTCGCGTTTCCACCACAGGATGCATGGGGCTGTGCGGGAGCGGTCCGAATGTTCTGCTTCATCCGCAGGGCATTCATTACGCCGGAGTCACCCGCAGCAGCCTGGGCACCATCCTGGAAACAGTTTCTGAACTTATCGCTGCGAGCAACAGCTAG
- a CDS encoding NAD-dependent epimerase/dehydratase family protein translates to MDKKVLVTGGSGFLGINLIRYLRHQGVKDITVLDLVDFNYPEKGEINFVQGDIRKIDDVRKVMKGMDWVIHTAAALPLYTKEEIFSTDIEGTRLLLQEAQHEMVERFVHISSTAVYGIPDHHPLVEDDQLIGVGPYGHAKIEAEKVCLEYREKGMCVPIIRPKSFVGPERLGVFALFYDWAKDGKNFPMIGSGKNRYQLLDVEDLCEAIYLCLIKDEDVVNDIFNIGATEFTTMGEDYQAVLDRAGFGKKVIGTWAAPMIWALRILEFFKLSPLYKWVYETACEDSFVSTEKIQEKLKFFPKFSNKQALVRNYEWYLDNLHTFEGKKSGVSHRVPWGQGILKFFKLFF, encoded by the coding sequence ATGGACAAGAAGGTTTTAGTCACAGGCGGCAGCGGATTTCTTGGGATCAACCTGATTCGGTATCTTCGCCATCAGGGAGTTAAAGACATTACCGTGCTCGATCTGGTCGATTTTAACTATCCTGAAAAAGGCGAAATCAATTTTGTGCAGGGGGACATCCGCAAGATCGACGATGTGCGCAAAGTGATGAAAGGCATGGACTGGGTGATCCACACGGCCGCCGCCCTGCCGCTCTACACCAAAGAGGAAATCTTCTCGACCGATATTGAAGGAACCCGCCTGCTCCTGCAGGAGGCACAGCACGAAATGGTCGAACGTTTTGTCCATATCTCCTCAACCGCTGTATACGGCATTCCGGATCACCATCCGCTGGTGGAAGACGATCAGCTGATCGGCGTTGGCCCTTACGGCCATGCAAAGATCGAAGCCGAAAAAGTCTGTCTCGAATACCGCGAAAAAGGCATGTGCGTGCCGATCATCCGCCCGAAATCATTTGTCGGTCCGGAACGCCTCGGCGTCTTCGCCCTGTTCTACGACTGGGCCAAGGACGGAAAGAATTTTCCAATGATTGGAAGCGGTAAAAACCGCTATCAGCTGCTCGATGTGGAAGACCTCTGCGAAGCCATTTATCTGTGCCTGATCAAGGACGAAGACGTGGTGAATGATATTTTCAACATCGGCGCCACCGAGTTCACCACCATGGGTGAGGACTATCAGGCCGTGCTCGACCGCGCCGGCTTCGGCAAAAAGGTGATCGGCACATGGGCCGCGCCCATGATCTGGGCGCTGCGCATTCTCGAATTCTTCAAACTCTCACCGCTTTACAAGTGGGTCTATGAAACCGCCTGCGAAGACTCCTTCGTCTCAACCGAAAAAATTCAGGAAAAACTGAAGTTCTTCCCGAAGTTTTCCAACAAGCAGGCTCTGGTCCGCAACTACGAGTGGTATCTGGACAACCTGCACACCTTTGAGGGCAAAAAAAGCGGCGTTTCGCACCGGGTTCCGTGGGGCCAGGGGATCCTCAAATTCTTCAAACTGTTTTTCTAA
- the thiL gene encoding thiamine-phosphate kinase, whose product MKTLKDMGEHNAIAALTANLKAVGDDCAVLPLDDQYDLILTSDPLIENVHFFSETPPERIGHKAVCRVLSDFAAMGAEPQYLVVNVVASPAQDFQTLERIYAEFSSLWEIYGAEVVGGDLAQGPVLELHVFGVGRVPKGKALLRSGAKSGDHIYVTGPLGCSQQTGKQFRFEPRLEWAKELRESGTVTAMMDVSDGLATDLRHILKASGVGAELDSSEIPRVGTLEEALYDGEDFELLFTSPAEFDFPKVGTITGNTEELLLDGNPLKAKAFEHFRK is encoded by the coding sequence ATGAAAACTCTGAAAGATATGGGAGAGCATAACGCCATCGCTGCATTGACTGCAAACCTGAAAGCGGTTGGCGATGACTGTGCTGTGCTGCCGCTCGATGATCAATACGACCTGATCCTCACTTCTGATCCGCTCATCGAAAATGTTCACTTTTTTTCGGAAACGCCGCCCGAGCGGATCGGACACAAAGCGGTCTGCCGCGTGCTGAGCGACTTCGCCGCCATGGGGGCCGAACCTCAGTATTTAGTCGTCAATGTGGTTGCTTCGCCAGCACAGGATTTCCAAACCCTGGAAAGAATTTACGCTGAGTTTTCCAGCCTTTGGGAAATCTATGGCGCTGAAGTCGTCGGCGGTGACCTCGCGCAGGGGCCTGTGCTCGAACTGCACGTGTTCGGTGTCGGTCGCGTGCCGAAAGGCAAGGCGCTGCTTCGTTCCGGCGCGAAGTCCGGCGACCATATTTATGTGACCGGCCCGCTCGGCTGTTCGCAGCAGACGGGGAAACAGTTCCGTTTTGAGCCGCGCCTGGAGTGGGCAAAGGAGCTGCGCGAGTCCGGTACGGTGACGGCGATGATGGATGTCAGCGATGGACTGGCCACCGACCTGCGCCACATCCTGAAGGCCTCCGGCGTTGGCGCCGAACTTGATTCGTCAGAAATTCCAAGGGTTGGAACGTTGGAAGAGGCGCTTTACGACGGGGAGGATTTTGAGCTGCTGTTCACCTCCCCCGCAGAGTTCGATTTTCCAAAGGTTGGAACCATTACGGGAAATACAGAAGAGCTGCTACTGGATGGGAATCCGCTGAAAGCGAAAGCATTTGAGCATTTCAGAAAGTAG